A genome region from Chlorobaculum tepidum TLS includes the following:
- a CDS encoding endonuclease/exonuclease/phosphatase family protein, whose amino-acid sequence MCKEQPQQILVMWWNVENLFDTKNDPKVDDQEFTPMGKAHWTEKKLLLKRLRIAQVFNAIRAEREYGKYPDIVAFAETENRQVFAGTLAALDRATYAIDYHESPDPRGIDIGLAWNPATVKFTGSKPYKVRLNNRRGTRFVIAAGFTAASNHFTIVLNHWPSRSFDTQWSETNRIAAARVARHIVDSLRTCNPQSEIIVMGDFNDQPENHSVKDVLGSSFDRKAVRHASSRLLYNCWNEASSPGSYFYRNHWEQIDQMLVSAALLDEKGLSIDKTSFRVFSIPAMFDRFGKGLYSTYKQGKFKGGYSDHLPLLLKVRIKP is encoded by the coding sequence ATGTGCAAAGAGCAGCCGCAGCAGATTCTCGTCATGTGGTGGAATGTCGAAAACCTTTTTGATACGAAAAACGATCCGAAGGTTGATGACCAGGAGTTCACCCCAATGGGCAAAGCACACTGGACGGAAAAAAAGTTGCTGTTGAAGCGGTTGCGCATCGCACAGGTCTTCAACGCGATCAGGGCCGAGCGTGAGTATGGGAAATATCCGGATATTGTGGCATTTGCTGAAACCGAAAACCGGCAGGTTTTCGCGGGCACGCTGGCGGCTCTCGACCGCGCCACTTACGCCATCGACTATCACGAAAGTCCCGATCCCAGAGGCATCGACATTGGCCTTGCATGGAATCCTGCCACAGTGAAATTCACCGGTTCGAAGCCCTATAAGGTACGCCTAAATAACAGACGCGGCACCCGGTTCGTCATCGCTGCCGGCTTCACGGCTGCCAGCAACCACTTTACCATCGTGCTGAATCACTGGCCTTCGCGCTCGTTCGACACCCAGTGGAGCGAAACGAATCGCATCGCAGCCGCAAGAGTTGCACGGCACATCGTTGACAGCCTCAGAACCTGCAATCCACAGAGCGAGATCATCGTCATGGGTGATTTCAACGATCAACCCGAAAATCATTCGGTCAAAGACGTTCTCGGCTCATCATTTGACAGAAAAGCGGTTCGACATGCCAGCAGCAGACTTCTTTACAACTGCTGGAACGAGGCGTCATCTCCCGGCAGTTACTTTTACAGGAATCATTGGGAACAGATCGACCAGATGCTGGTTTCAGCCGCATTGCTCGACGAGAAGGGACTCTCGATCGACAAAACGAGCTTCCGGGTTTTCTCCATTCCGGCGATGTTCGACCGGTTCGGAAAAGGGCTCTATTCCACCTACAAACAAGGCAAGTTCAAAGGCGGCTACTCCGACCACCTGCCGCTATTGCTGAAGGTTCGCATCAAACCGTAG
- a CDS encoding tetratricopeptide repeat protein gives MKRFVFSGFAVFMLAAPVTGHCRDYQMNDSSPEASVRRDADTDKDAAQKEYLIAMKYYYGRDVDRDYAEALKWLRLSAAKGNDAAEYAIGFMYQKGLGVPQDYAEAMKWYRLAAAKDNDNAQNQIGYLYHHGWGVETDYAEAMKWYRISAAKGNFAAEDNIGVLYEHGQGVEQDYAEAMRWYRISAAKGNGEAELNIGNFYQHGLGVELDLNKAVKWYRSAAAKGNEEAAQKLSAMKSGSVLPDVHHE, from the coding sequence ATGAAGCGTTTTGTTTTCAGCGGTTTTGCTGTGTTTATGCTTGCTGCTCCTGTGACGGGGCATTGCCGGGATTATCAAATGAATGACTCATCACCGGAAGCATCGGTCCGTCGGGACGCGGATACTGATAAAGATGCTGCCCAAAAAGAGTATCTCATCGCGATGAAATACTATTATGGCCGTGATGTGGATCGTGATTATGCCGAGGCGCTCAAATGGCTCAGATTGTCAGCCGCGAAAGGCAATGATGCTGCGGAGTACGCAATAGGATTCATGTACCAGAAGGGACTGGGTGTTCCACAGGACTATGCCGAGGCGATGAAATGGTACCGGCTCGCTGCTGCCAAAGATAACGATAATGCCCAGAACCAGATCGGTTACCTGTATCATCATGGATGGGGTGTGGAGACTGATTATGCCGAGGCGATGAAATGGTACCGCATATCGGCTGCCAAAGGGAATTTTGCTGCTGAAGACAATATCGGGGTGCTCTATGAACATGGTCAGGGCGTAGAACAGGACTATGCTGAGGCAATGAGATGGTACCGCATATCGGCAGCCAAGGGCAACGGCGAGGCTGAACTCAATATTGGCAATTTTTATCAGCATGGTTTGGGCGTTGAGCTTGATCTTAACAAAGCTGTAAAATGGTATCGGTCGGCAGCGGCCAAAGGCAACGAGGAAGCTGCGCAAAAGCTCAGTGCCATGAAGAGCGGCAGTGTGTTGCCTGACGTGCACCATGAGTAA
- a CDS encoding RidA family protein translates to MSKKFDVKEQARDILEENLDMEAVIYLGRISEEMEQIFISNPDPSFADVQRIVNEYFTTDGRPAAFIEDWLRTADEHTRSRGLDETERPRAILSDLGVFRFMWFLKERGLTEEQINIVLTGAVQQATGQQGE, encoded by the coding sequence ATGAGCAAAAAGTTCGACGTAAAGGAGCAGGCGAGGGATATCCTCGAAGAGAATCTCGATATGGAGGCTGTCATCTATCTTGGCAGAATTTCCGAGGAGATGGAGCAGATTTTCATCAGCAATCCCGATCCATCCTTTGCCGATGTCCAGCGCATTGTGAACGAATACTTCACCACCGATGGCCGTCCGGCGGCGTTCATCGAAGACTGGCTCCGCACGGCCGACGAGCACACCCGCTCGCGCGGCCTGGACGAGACGGAGCGCCCCAGGGCGATTCTTTCCGATCTCGGCGTGTTCCGTTTCATGTGGTTCCTCAAGGAGCGCGGCCTGACCGAGGAGCAGATCAATATCGTCCTGACCGGCGCGGTGCAGCAGGCAACCGGTCAGCAGGGGGAGTGA
- the purC gene encoding phosphoribosylaminoimidazolesuccinocarboxamide synthase: MNKVTLLHEGKAKKVWQTDNPDLIIQEFKDDATAFNNKKKGSIADKGVTNNAIASRLFTMLGENGIPTHFVGKLNDRDMLCKKLDILLIEVVTRNIAAGSLVRRYGFKEGTVLSKPIVELYLKNDELDDPLMNEDHAVALGLGTCEEVAHLKAMAKKINSLLVPWFAERKLRLVDFKLEFGRHKGEILLGDEISPDTCRFWDAESGEKLDKDRFRLDLGGVEDAYSEVKRRVLEQ, from the coding sequence ATGAACAAAGTTACACTGCTTCACGAGGGCAAGGCCAAGAAGGTTTGGCAGACCGATAACCCGGACCTCATCATACAGGAGTTCAAAGACGACGCGACCGCGTTTAATAACAAGAAAAAGGGTTCCATCGCCGATAAGGGTGTGACCAACAACGCTATCGCCAGTCGCCTTTTCACTATGCTCGGCGAAAACGGTATTCCGACTCACTTCGTCGGCAAGCTGAACGACCGTGACATGCTGTGCAAGAAACTCGACATTCTTCTGATCGAGGTGGTCACGCGCAACATCGCCGCCGGTTCGCTGGTCAGGCGCTACGGCTTCAAGGAAGGAACCGTTCTGTCGAAGCCGATTGTTGAACTCTATCTCAAGAACGACGAGCTCGACGATCCGCTGATGAACGAGGATCACGCCGTCGCGCTTGGCCTTGGAACCTGCGAAGAGGTTGCGCACCTCAAGGCGATGGCCAAGAAAATCAATAGCCTTCTCGTGCCGTGGTTTGCTGAACGGAAGCTCAGACTCGTGGATTTCAAGCTCGAATTTGGTCGTCACAAAGGCGAGATTCTGCTGGGTGACGAGATCAGCCCCGATACCTGCCGGTTCTGGGATGCCGAGTCGGGTGAGAAGCTTGACAAGGATCGTTTCCGCCTCGACCTTGGCGGCGTTGAGGATGCATACTCCGAGGTCAAGCGCCGCGTGCTGGAACAGTAA
- a CDS encoding DedA family protein: MPETSSMLESVVAYLQQAEPSSVYAVLFLSAYFENVIPPIPGDVPIALAGYLLTFSHITFVAALFWSTIGSVAGFMTVFLLSRFLGLKLYAVGECEARHKFAQSIHKLFPPSEMEVVRQKFSGHGYLAVVVNRFLFGSRAVICIVAGMLHLKIPLVLAASFVSSLLWNILLLSTGYLLGSNWDKIGQYAVLYTAPFTILFTGFIVWKVVAYLKKRKQQADGA, from the coding sequence ATGCCGGAAACCTCTTCAATGCTTGAATCCGTTGTTGCCTACCTGCAACAGGCCGAACCTTCTTCGGTCTATGCAGTATTGTTTCTGTCGGCATATTTTGAGAATGTCATTCCCCCGATTCCGGGGGATGTTCCCATAGCCCTTGCCGGATACCTTCTCACCTTCAGCCATATCACCTTTGTCGCTGCGCTGTTCTGGTCAACGATCGGTTCGGTAGCCGGATTCATGACTGTGTTTCTGCTCAGCCGCTTTCTGGGTCTCAAGCTCTACGCTGTCGGAGAGTGCGAGGCGCGTCACAAATTCGCCCAAAGCATTCACAAGCTGTTCCCTCCCTCTGAAATGGAGGTCGTGCGCCAGAAGTTTTCAGGGCATGGCTATCTGGCCGTCGTGGTCAATCGTTTCCTTTTCGGGTCGCGGGCGGTTATCTGCATCGTGGCCGGCATGTTACATCTGAAAATACCGCTGGTGCTTGCTGCCTCTTTTGTCAGCTCGCTGCTCTGGAATATTCTTTTATTGAGCACTGGCTATCTGCTCGGCAGCAACTGGGACAAGATTGGTCAATACGCGGTACTGTACACTGCGCCGTTCACGATTCTGTTTACAGGTTTTATTGTCTGGAAGGTCGTGGCCTATCTCAAAAAAAGAAAACAGCAAGCTGACGGAGCATGA
- a CDS encoding transketolase has product MAKHLKPYPAEKKGKYLQLSTIDELKDMARQVRRDVIRMLAKANSGHTGGSLGMADIFTALYFKILKHHPHQFKGEADQDMLFLSNGHIAPVWYSVLARSGYFSLNELNYLREINSYLQGHPTCESGLPGINIASGSLGQGLSAAVGAALGLRMDGKKGEVFCLMGDGECQEGQIWEAAMSAAHYQLGNLIGIVDYNNQQIDGEVSEVMDIEPFADKWRAFGWDVLSCDGNDIEHFIDTLEYLRKDTGRTKPVVVLAKTVMGKGVPFFEGTMPDKSNWHGKPPSKEDEAKALEILGVTIFGDF; this is encoded by the coding sequence ATGGCAAAACATCTGAAGCCTTATCCTGCGGAGAAAAAAGGCAAGTACTTGCAGCTTTCAACCATCGATGAACTCAAGGACATGGCCCGGCAGGTGCGCAGGGATGTGATCCGCATGCTGGCTAAAGCCAATTCGGGCCATACCGGCGGTTCGCTTGGCATGGCCGATATTTTTACGGCACTGTATTTCAAAATTCTGAAGCATCATCCGCATCAGTTCAAGGGCGAAGCCGATCAGGATATGCTGTTTCTCTCGAACGGCCATATTGCTCCGGTCTGGTACAGCGTACTGGCCCGTTCGGGGTACTTTTCTCTCAATGAGCTCAACTACCTGCGCGAAATCAACTCGTACCTGCAGGGGCACCCGACCTGCGAGTCAGGGCTGCCGGGCATCAATATCGCATCCGGTTCGCTGGGTCAGGGTTTGTCGGCGGCTGTCGGTGCGGCGCTCGGCCTGCGCATGGATGGCAAAAAGGGTGAGGTGTTTTGCCTGATGGGTGACGGTGAGTGCCAGGAAGGGCAGATCTGGGAGGCTGCCATGAGCGCCGCCCATTATCAGCTCGGCAACCTGATCGGCATCGTCGATTACAACAACCAGCAGATTGACGGCGAGGTTTCGGAGGTGATGGACATCGAGCCGTTCGCCGACAAGTGGCGCGCCTTCGGCTGGGATGTGCTCTCCTGCGACGGTAACGACATCGAGCATTTCATCGATACGCTTGAGTATCTTCGCAAGGATACAGGCCGCACCAAACCGGTGGTGGTTTTGGCTAAAACGGTTATGGGCAAGGGGGTGCCGTTCTTTGAAGGTACGATGCCCGACAAGTCCAACTGGCATGGCAAACCGCCATCCAAAGAGGACGAGGCAAAAGCGCTGGAGATTCTCGGCGTAACTATTTTCGGTGACTTTTAA
- the rsmD gene encoding 16S rRNA (guanine(966)-N(2))-methyltransferase RsmD produces MQIHAGRYRGRKIRHLPSRDIRPCTSRVKKSLFDTLAARLDFDDIEVLDLFAGFGNLGFEALSRGAKSACFVEQNRQALETMKATAVDIGAGASARFVMADVTAFLKREEGSFDLVFCDPPYRWEDYEYLIRSILDTGLLAPDGLLLMEHHASHDFSQSRGYLFHKDYGTTRVSFFTPQPEAHE; encoded by the coding sequence TTGCAGATTCATGCGGGCAGATACCGGGGGCGAAAGATCAGGCATCTGCCTTCGCGCGACATCCGGCCCTGCACCAGCAGGGTCAAGAAGTCGCTTTTCGACACACTTGCAGCGCGTCTCGATTTCGATGACATCGAGGTGCTCGATCTTTTCGCCGGCTTCGGCAATCTCGGCTTTGAGGCGCTGAGCCGGGGTGCCAAGAGCGCCTGCTTCGTGGAGCAGAACCGGCAGGCGCTCGAAACGATGAAGGCCACAGCGGTGGACATTGGCGCGGGTGCTTCGGCGCGGTTTGTCATGGCTGACGTTACGGCGTTTCTGAAAAGGGAAGAGGGGTCGTTCGATCTGGTGTTCTGCGATCCGCCCTATCGCTGGGAGGATTACGAGTATCTGATCCGCTCGATTCTCGATACCGGCCTGCTTGCCCCGGATGGCCTGCTTCTCATGGAGCATCACGCGAGTCATGATTTTTCGCAATCTCGCGGGTATCTCTTCCACAAGGATTACGGCACGACCCGAGTCTCGTTTTTTACACCACAACCTGAAGCGCATGAGTAA
- the coaD gene encoding pantetheine-phosphate adenylyltransferase: MSKKAIYPGTFDPFTNGHLDVLERALNIFEHVDVVLAENSQKQTLFSVEERFDMVREVVRDLPNVSVDVLREGLLADYARQAGASAIVRGVRQVKDFEYEFQMSLLNRHLYPEVTTVFLMPNVKYTYVASTIIREVSMLGGDVSKFVHPYVLDQLSRKRAERRAH, translated from the coding sequence ATGAGTAAGAAAGCCATCTATCCGGGGACCTTCGATCCCTTCACCAACGGCCATCTCGATGTGCTCGAGCGCGCGCTGAACATTTTTGAACATGTTGACGTGGTGCTTGCCGAGAACAGTCAGAAGCAGACCCTTTTTTCGGTTGAAGAGCGATTCGACATGGTCAGGGAGGTGGTTCGTGACCTTCCAAACGTGAGTGTCGATGTGTTGCGCGAGGGGCTTCTTGCCGACTACGCCCGGCAGGCGGGGGCCAGCGCTATTGTCAGGGGCGTGCGGCAGGTGAAGGATTTCGAGTATGAGTTCCAGATGTCGCTCTTGAACCGTCACCTCTATCCCGAAGTGACTACGGTGTTTCTCATGCCGAACGTCAAATACACCTATGTCGCTTCGACGATTATCCGCGAGGTCTCAATGCTCGGCGGCGATGTCAGCAAGTTTGTCCATCCCTACGTGCTCGACCAACTTTCGCGAAAAAGAGCGGAACGGCGGGCGCACTGA
- a CDS encoding pyridoxal phosphate-dependent aminotransferase gives MSVESFERFLSRRVLSMQESQTMKITGLAKKMQAEGKDVVSLSAGEPDFPTPENVCEAGIEAIRKGFTRYTANSGIPELKKAIIRKLQRDNGLEYAEDEIIVSNGGKQALANTFLALCDEGDEVIVPAPYWVSFPEMARLAEATPVIVETSIETGYKMTPEQLAAAITPKTRILVLNSPSNPSGAVYNEAEVRALMQVIEGKEIFVLSDEMYDMICYGGVRPFSPARIPEMKPWVIVSNGTSKSYSMTGWRIGYLAAPKWIINACDKIQSQTTSNANSIAQKAAVAALDGDQSIVEQRRAEFEKRRDFMFRELNTISGIECTLPEGAFYIFPSIKGLLGKTFGGKVMKDSTDVAEYLLTEHYVATVPGDAFGAPENLRLSYAASIEELAEAVNRIRKAFS, from the coding sequence ATGAGCGTAGAGAGCTTTGAACGATTCCTGAGCCGCCGGGTGCTGAGCATGCAGGAGTCGCAGACGATGAAAATTACCGGACTGGCCAAGAAGATGCAGGCGGAAGGCAAGGATGTTGTGAGTCTTTCTGCGGGCGAACCGGACTTCCCGACTCCAGAGAATGTGTGTGAGGCGGGCATCGAGGCAATTAGAAAAGGCTTTACCCGTTATACGGCAAATTCCGGAATTCCTGAGCTGAAAAAAGCGATCATCCGCAAACTCCAGCGCGACAATGGCTTGGAATACGCCGAAGATGAAATCATCGTTAGTAACGGTGGCAAGCAGGCGCTCGCCAACACCTTCCTCGCGCTGTGCGACGAGGGTGACGAGGTGATCGTACCGGCGCCCTACTGGGTGAGCTTTCCGGAGATGGCGCGCCTGGCCGAAGCGACGCCGGTGATCGTCGAAACCTCCATTGAGACCGGTTACAAAATGACGCCGGAGCAACTCGCCGCGGCCATCACGCCGAAGACCCGGATTCTCGTGCTCAATTCGCCATCGAATCCCTCCGGCGCAGTTTACAACGAGGCCGAAGTACGTGCGCTCATGCAGGTGATTGAAGGCAAGGAGATTTTTGTGCTTTCCGACGAGATGTACGACATGATCTGTTATGGCGGTGTGCGCCCCTTCTCGCCTGCGAGGATTCCGGAGATGAAGCCGTGGGTGATCGTCAGCAACGGCACTTCCAAGAGCTACTCGATGACCGGTTGGCGGATCGGCTACCTGGCTGCGCCGAAGTGGATCATCAATGCGTGCGACAAGATTCAGTCGCAGACCACCTCGAACGCCAACTCCATTGCGCAGAAGGCCGCCGTGGCCGCGCTCGATGGCGACCAGTCCATCGTCGAACAGCGCCGTGCCGAGTTCGAGAAGCGCCGCGACTTCATGTTCCGTGAGCTGAACACCATTTCCGGCATCGAATGCACGTTGCCGGAGGGCGCATTCTACATCTTCCCGTCCATCAAAGGCCTGCTCGGCAAAACCTTTGGCGGCAAGGTGATGAAGGACTCGACCGACGTCGCGGAGTACCTGCTCACCGAGCACTACGTGGCTACCGTGCCTGGTGATGCGTTCGGAGCGCCGGAGAACCTGCGCCTGTCCTACGCGGCCTCTATCGAAGAGTTGGCTGAGGCGGTCAACCGCATCAGAAAAGCGTTCAGTTAA
- the cruD gene encoding hydroxychlorobactene glucoside lauroyltransferase CruD — protein sequence MLKVRRSWAYTRWFGWYSRRQFRRHFHSLRVQMPTGLPEMDTSIPVIFYGNHAYWWDGFWSQLCTELYFRQNLYIIIEYAQLVKHQFFTRLGAFSIDRSNARSAIGTLDYAAECLVAPSERQNALWIFPQGLIEHVDKRPLLFFRGTAGIVQRVFKKRESIYLVSVVSRIEYLEEQKPELFLSFGSPRVLKRADWQGLDALTAFMQQTTESHLDKVKQAVIERRLDGFDMVIRGSKSINRRVEAFRSLFGKGRPAEE from the coding sequence ATGCTGAAGGTTCGCCGGAGCTGGGCATATACTCGATGGTTTGGCTGGTATTCGCGCCGGCAGTTCCGGCGGCATTTCCACTCGCTGAGAGTGCAGATGCCGACCGGTCTGCCGGAAATGGACACATCGATTCCGGTCATTTTCTACGGTAACCACGCCTACTGGTGGGACGGCTTCTGGTCGCAGCTCTGCACCGAGCTCTATTTCCGCCAGAATCTCTATATCATCATTGAGTACGCGCAGCTCGTCAAGCACCAGTTCTTCACTCGTCTCGGCGCATTTTCCATCGACCGCTCCAACGCCCGCAGCGCCATCGGCACGCTCGACTACGCCGCCGAATGCCTGGTCGCGCCATCCGAACGTCAGAATGCACTCTGGATTTTTCCGCAGGGGCTGATCGAACACGTGGACAAACGCCCTCTTCTCTTTTTCAGGGGAACGGCCGGGATTGTCCAGCGCGTTTTCAAGAAAAGGGAATCGATTTACCTTGTTTCAGTTGTCAGCCGTATTGAATATCTTGAAGAGCAGAAACCTGAACTTTTCTTGTCTTTCGGGTCGCCGAGAGTGCTGAAAAGAGCGGATTGGCAGGGGCTTGACGCCCTGACCGCCTTCATGCAGCAGACGACCGAATCCCATCTCGACAAGGTGAAGCAAGCGGTGATCGAGCGACGTCTTGACGGCTTCGATATGGTTATACGCGGTTCGAAATCGATCAATCGGCGTGTCGAAGCGTTTCGCAGCCTGTTCGGAAAAGGTCGTCCTGCAGAAGAGTGA
- a CDS encoding PSP1 domain-containing protein, with translation MGTVLCSCLLGDNAKVRLKLSKMLEEEASGFYPDVLPEGSVSICEVEMKGCRREFYADRRSEEIEIGTPVIVEADGGFDMGVVYSTGRIALRKLQLKGLVSEVEKLPAIMRRATEEEVREFTEIRKREPEIREACLKRIERHQLDMKLVDIDLRLDQQKLSVYYTATHRIDFRGLVRDLAGEFKARIQMVQITTREEARRTNAQGSCGCALCCSTWMQKIHSNPFAEKPQMPDSMNGDNFSFNTIGLCNRPKCCLGFSKTNGKNGNCHHGKVRQNGWPSVGTTFTVRDGNAVVEGVDQQKKSIWIRYVSTGQKRRISLDQYNNMAGKRQGGQA, from the coding sequence ATGGGTACAGTTCTATGCAGTTGCCTCCTTGGCGACAATGCCAAAGTGAGGCTGAAACTCTCGAAAATGCTGGAGGAAGAAGCTTCTGGGTTCTATCCCGATGTTCTCCCGGAAGGTTCGGTATCCATTTGTGAAGTCGAAATGAAGGGGTGCCGAAGGGAGTTTTATGCGGACAGGAGGAGCGAGGAGATTGAAATCGGTACTCCGGTCATTGTTGAAGCCGATGGCGGATTTGATATGGGTGTTGTTTACTCTACAGGCCGCATCGCCCTCAGGAAGCTTCAGCTTAAGGGGCTGGTCAGCGAGGTCGAAAAGCTTCCGGCCATCATGAGGCGTGCTACCGAGGAGGAGGTGCGCGAGTTCACCGAGATTCGCAAGCGGGAGCCTGAAATCAGGGAGGCCTGTTTGAAAAGAATCGAACGGCACCAGCTTGATATGAAGCTGGTTGATATCGATCTGCGTCTCGACCAGCAGAAGCTTTCGGTTTACTACACCGCCACGCACCGCATCGATTTCCGGGGCCTGGTGCGTGACCTGGCCGGGGAGTTCAAGGCGCGAATCCAGATGGTGCAGATTACCACCCGCGAGGAGGCGCGACGTACCAACGCGCAGGGCTCCTGCGGTTGTGCGCTCTGCTGCTCGACCTGGATGCAGAAAATCCACTCCAATCCATTCGCCGAAAAGCCCCAGATGCCGGATAGCATGAACGGAGACAACTTCTCGTTCAACACCATCGGCCTCTGCAACCGTCCGAAGTGCTGCCTCGGATTTTCGAAAACCAACGGCAAAAACGGCAATTGTCATCATGGTAAGGTCAGGCAAAACGGATGGCCCTCCGTCGGCACGACCTTTACTGTCAGGGATGGCAATGCCGTAGTCGAAGGGGTCGATCAACAGAAGAAAAGCATCTGGATACGTTACGTCAGTACTGGTCAGAAGCGGCGTATTTCGTTGGATCAGTACAATAATATGGCCGGAAAGCGTCAGGGCGGACAGGCCTGA
- the metG gene encoding methionine--tRNA ligase, translating to MTHIPKRTLVTTALPYANGPVHLGHLAGVYLPADIYVRYKRLCGHDVIHIGGSDEHGVPITITADKEGISPQEVVDRYHTMNAEAFAKCGISFDYYGRTSGPVHHQTAREFFLEIEKKGIFVKKTEKQFFDPKAGRFLSDRYITGTCPVCKTPGANGDQCEQCGTHLSPTELIDPKSKLSDATPELRETLHWYFPLGRYQKQLEAFVERHTGDWRSNVVNYSRTWLNQGLADRAITRDLAWGISLPLDSEEAKGKVLYVWFDAVLGYISFTKEWAEKQGDAELWRRYWQDPETRIINFIGKDNVVFHTLMFPAILMAWNEGRSEGRYELADNVPASEFMNFEGRKFSKSRNYAVYLGEFLERFPADTLRYSIAMNYPENKDTDFSWSDFQNRTNGELADTLGNFIKRSIDFTNSRFGGQVPADIDLEAWDSLGIDWLASFGKLEAAYDGFHFREATAQTMEIARFANRFLTESEPWKVIKVDPEAAGRTMAVSLNLCHTLALLFWPIVPETANRIWKMLGFEGTIDELVEPGNPVWRQALEPGLKKGHKLLGSSEILFSKIEDKDIEPEMKKIEALLAEAEQREAAKQPVPMTFKPEITFDDFQKIDLRVAKVVACEPVKKANKLLKLQLQVGSEQRQVLSGIAQYFTPEQMVGKNVVLVANLADRTMRGELSQGMILTVEGADGRLFLLEPQGEGINGNSVS from the coding sequence ATGACTCATATACCCAAAAGAACTCTCGTTACCACCGCTCTTCCATATGCCAACGGCCCGGTGCACCTCGGCCACCTCGCCGGGGTCTATCTGCCCGCCGATATTTATGTTCGCTACAAGCGCCTCTGCGGCCACGACGTGATCCATATCGGTGGCTCGGATGAGCACGGCGTGCCGATTACCATTACCGCCGACAAGGAGGGCATTTCGCCGCAGGAAGTGGTGGATCGCTACCACACAATGAATGCTGAGGCATTTGCGAAGTGCGGCATTTCGTTTGATTACTACGGGCGCACCAGTGGGCCGGTTCATCACCAGACCGCTCGTGAGTTTTTCTTGGAAATCGAGAAAAAGGGGATTTTTGTCAAGAAAACCGAAAAGCAGTTCTTCGATCCGAAGGCGGGGCGCTTCCTCTCCGACCGCTACATCACCGGCACCTGCCCGGTCTGCAAAACGCCCGGCGCGAACGGCGACCAGTGCGAGCAGTGCGGCACGCACCTCAGCCCGACCGAGCTGATCGATCCGAAGAGCAAGCTCTCCGACGCTACGCCGGAGCTGCGCGAAACCCTGCACTGGTACTTCCCGCTTGGGCGCTACCAGAAGCAGCTCGAAGCCTTTGTTGAACGGCACACCGGTGACTGGCGCTCTAACGTTGTCAACTACTCACGCACGTGGCTCAACCAGGGCCTCGCCGACCGTGCGATCACCCGCGATCTCGCTTGGGGCATCTCGCTGCCGCTCGACTCCGAAGAGGCGAAAGGCAAGGTGCTTTATGTCTGGTTCGACGCCGTGCTTGGCTACATTTCATTTACGAAAGAGTGGGCTGAAAAGCAGGGCGACGCCGAACTCTGGCGGCGCTACTGGCAGGATCCGGAGACGCGCATCATCAACTTCATCGGCAAGGATAACGTCGTGTTCCACACGCTGATGTTCCCGGCGATTCTGATGGCCTGGAACGAGGGGCGCAGCGAGGGGCGCTACGAGCTGGCCGACAATGTTCCGGCCTCCGAGTTCATGAACTTCGAGGGGCGCAAGTTCTCAAAGTCGCGCAACTATGCAGTTTATCTCGGCGAGTTTCTCGAACGCTTCCCGGCGGACACGTTGCGCTACAGCATCGCGATGAACTACCCGGAGAACAAGGATACCGACTTCAGCTGGAGTGACTTCCAGAACCGCACCAACGGCGAGCTGGCCGACACGCTCGGCAACTTCATCAAGCGTTCGATCGACTTTACCAACTCGCGCTTCGGCGGCCAGGTGCCAGCGGACATAGACCTTGAAGCGTGGGACAGCCTCGGCATCGACTGGCTGGCGAGTTTCGGCAAACTCGAAGCGGCCTACGACGGCTTCCACTTCCGTGAAGCAACCGCACAGACGATGGAGATCGCGCGTTTCGCCAATCGCTTTCTCACCGAGAGCGAGCCGTGGAAAGTCATTAAGGTCGATCCGGAAGCGGCGGGGCGCACGATGGCCGTGTCGCTGAATCTTTGCCACACGCTCGCGCTGCTCTTCTGGCCGATTGTGCCCGAAACCGCCAACCGCATTTGGAAGATGCTCGGTTTCGAGGGCACGATTGACGAACTCGTTGAACCCGGCAACCCTGTCTGGCGTCAGGCGCTCGAACCGGGGCTGAAGAAGGGACACAAGCTGCTTGGTTCGTCCGAAATTCTTTTCTCGAAGATCGAGGACAAGGACATCGAGCCAGAGATGAAGAAGATCGAGGCGCTGCTGGCCGAGGCGGAGCAGCGTGAAGCCGCCAAGCAGCCCGTGCCGATGACCTTTAAGCCTGAGATCACCTTCGACGACTTCCAGAAGATCGATCTGCGTGTGGCAAAAGTGGTCGCCTGCGAGCCGGTCAAAAAGGCCAACAAACTGCTCAAGCTGCAATTGCAGGTCGGCTCGGAGCAGCGCCAGGTGCTTTCGGGCATCGCGCAGTACTTTACGCCCGAGCAGATGGTGGGCAAGAATGTCGTGCTGGTGGCCAATCTCGCTGACCGCACCATGCGGGGCGAGCTGTCGCAGGGCATGATCCTCACTGTCGAGGGCGCCGATGGCCGCCTTTTTCTGCTCGAACCGCAGGGCGAAGGAATAAATGGGAACTCTGTCAGTTAA